Proteins from one Triticum aestivum cultivar Chinese Spring chromosome 7A, IWGSC CS RefSeq v2.1, whole genome shotgun sequence genomic window:
- the LOC123152448 gene encoding exopolygalacturonase-like encodes MVLRNVAMRALLLLAVVSVAYAAKGKEKEESADGPAASGLGGEYDITKLGAKPDGTTDCTEAVEEAWASACGSTGNPTIIIPKGDFLTGALNFTGPCKGDGLTIKLEGNLLASNDLAKFKSNWIEIMRVKKLSITGKGNIDGQGKAVWTKNSCQKNYNCKILPNSLVLDFCDDALIEGISIINSKFFHMNIFQCKGVTVKDVKVTAPGDSPNTDGIHMGDSSNVSIIDTTIGVGDDCISMGPGTTKVNISGVTCGPGHGISIGSLGRYKDEKDVTDITVKNCVLKGSSNGLRIK; translated from the exons ATGGTGTTGAGGAACGTTGCGATGAGAGCCTTGTTGCTCCTGGCGGTGGTGAGCGTGGCATATGCCGCCAAAggcaaggagaaggaggagagcgcAGATGGTCCGGCGGCGTCTGGTCTGGGCGGGGAGTACGACATCACCAAGCTCGGCGCCAAGCCCGACGGCACAACGGACTGCACCGAG GCGGTGGAGGAGGCATGGGCTTCGGCATGCGGTAGCACCGGCAACCCGACCATCATCATCCCCAAGGGTGATTTCCTGACTGGAGCTCTGAATTTCACGGGGCCGTGCAAGGGCGACGGACTCACCATCAAGCTGGAAGGCAACCTGCTAGCTTCCAACGACCTGGCCAAGTTCAAGTCTAACTGGATCGAGATCATGCGCGTGAAGAAGCTCTCCATCACTGGCAAAGGCAACATCGACGGTCAGGGCAAGGCCGTCTGGACCAAAAACAGCTGCCAAAAGAACTACAACTGCAAGATATTGCCAAAC tcgcTGGTGCTGGACTTCTGTGACGACGCGCTCATCGAAGGCATCTCTATCATCAATTCCAAGTTCTTCCACATGAACATCTTCCAGTGCAAGGGCGTGACCGTCAAGGACGTGAAGGTGACCGCGCCCGGGGACAGCCCCAACACCGACGGCATCCACATGGGCGACTCATCCAATGTCAGCATTATCGACACCACCATAGGCGTTGGCGACGACTGCATCTCCATGGGCCCCGGCACCACAAAAGTCAACATCAGCGGCGTGACCTGCGGCCCAGGCCATGGCATCAGCATTGGCAGCCTCGGGAGGTACAAGGACGAGAAGGACGTGACCGACATCACCGTCAAGAACTGCGTGCTCAAGGGCTCCAGCAACGGCCTCCGCATCAAGTAG